A region of the Anaerolineales bacterium genome:
CCTCAGCCGCGCTCTAACCATGACCCCTCAATCAGGAGGCGACGATGGGATTTGAACCCATGATCAGGGTTTTGCAGACCCTTGCCTTACCACTTGGCCACGTCGCCAGAAACAAGCTGTCAGCCTTCAGCGCTCAGCTATCGGCCACAACACCCGGCAAGACGGGCTTGCTGATCGCTGAGGGCTGAGAGCTGACGGCTGGTCTTCCAGAGCGGGCGATGGGATTCGAACCCACGACCTTCTCCTTGGCAAGGAGACGTTCTACCACTGAACTACACCCGCAAGTGCACGCCGGAGGATACCGTGAAAGAAGGGGGGTGTCAAGAAATCCACTTTGGGCGCCGGCCTGAGCCAGTTGGTTTCCGCCATCAGGATGGTTCGCTATCCTTTCAGCGCACCGGCCATCAGGCCGCGCAGGAAATACCGCCCCAGGAAGATGTAGATCAGCAGCGTCGGCAGGGCGGTCAGCAAGGCGCCGGCCATCTGCACGTTCCACTGCACGATCTGGCTGCCGGCCAGGTTGTTCAAGGCCACCGTCACCGGCCAGGTGCGGTTGCCGGTCAGCACTACGGCGAACAGGAAGTCGTTGTAGGCCTGGGTGAACTGCCAAATCAGCACCACGACAAAGGCCGGGATCGAGAGCGGGAAGACCACGTGGCGATACAGCCCGACGAACCCGGCGCCGTCGATGCGCCCGGCTTCCAGCACCTCGGTCGGGACGCCGGCGTAGTAGTTGCGGAAGATCAGGGTCGTGATGGCGATCCCGTAGATCACGTGCACCAGAACCAGGCCGCTGATCGATCCGCGCAGGCCGAGCTTCTCCATGAAGATCACCAACGGGATCAGAATCGCCTGGTAGGGGATGAACATCCCGAAGAGCAGGAAGGTGAAGATGACGTCGGAATACTTGAACTTCCACTTGGAGAACACGTAGCCGTTGAGCGAACCCACGACCGACGAGATGATGGCGGCGGGGATGACCATCCGCATGCTGTTCCACAGATGGGGGGACAGCTTCTCGAAGGCCAGGATGAAGTTGTCGAAGTGAATGCCCTTGGGCAGCGCCCACATCCGCTGCAGGTCGACCTCGGCGAAGCTCTTCAGACCGGTGATCAGCAGCAGGTAGACCGGCATTAGGAAGAAGAGCGCCATGAAGATCAGCATCAGGTACAACAAGGGGCGGGTGAGCCGCCGGGTCATCCGAGGGTTCATTGCTGCTCCTCCGACCGCATGCTGTACACCAGATAAGGAACGATCAATACGGCGATGGTGAGCAGCATGATGATCCCGATGGCGGCGCCTCGGCCGTAGTTGTTCGCGTCGAAGGTCGCCCTCCACATGTAGACGCCGGGAACATCGAGGGCGATGTTGTTCTGGCTGATGGCCACGATCAGGTCGAAGATCTTCAGCGAGATGTGTCCCAGAATGATGACTGCGCTCAAGGTGACCGGATTGAGCAACGGCATGATGACATAGCGGTACATCTGGAACTCGCTTGCGCCGTCGACGCGGGCCGCCTCGCGCAGGTCTTCGGAGATCGCCCGCAAGCCTCCTAGGTACAGGGCCATGGTAAAGCCGGCCATTTGCCAGACCGCCGGGACAGCCACGAAGGCGATGCCCCACGGAGGATCGGTTAGATGCCAGCGGCTGATCAGGGCGCCGAGTCCCAACTGCTGGAACAACAAGTTGATCCCGGTGATGCGCGTGCCGGTGGCGGGGTTCATCAACCAGCGCCAGACGACGCCGGTAACGATGAAGGATATCGCCATCGGGAACAGGAACACACTGCGGAAGAAGTTCTCGCCTTTGAGTTTCTGATCCAGCAGGATCGCCAGGAACAGGCCGAGGGCCAGGCAGCTCGTGAGGAAGATGGTGGTGAAGACCGCGGTGTTGCGGACGTCGATCGCGAAGCGGGCGTCCCGGGCCAGCTCCAGGTACTGCCGCAGTCCGGCGAACGAGTAGTCGGGCATCAGGCCGGTCCAGTTGCTGAGCGAGACGCGCAGCGTCCAGCCGATGAAGCCGTAGACGAAGATGGCCGTGGCCACGATCGACGGCATCACGACCAGGATCGCCAATACCTGATCGCGGTTGACGTAGCGCCGCGGGCGGGGGGCGGCGGCACGGGCAGGAACCGGCGTGGCTGTCATCCTCTCCCTCGTGGGCTCGAGGTCTCGCCCGGGATTCTAGACGAATTCGCCCGGAGCGGGTGGGGAAGAGGAGGGGCGGACTTGCGCCCGCCCCTCCGCGCTACGCGACCCTTAGCCTACTTGTTGGGGTAAGCTGCCGCGGCGGCGACCAGCGCGGACTGGAAGGCCTCGACGTTCCTGTTCGTGTCGGTCAAGAACAGGCCCAGCGCGGTGTTGATCTCGTTCTTCCAGGTGTCATTCGCCGTCACGCCGTGGGTCAGGCTGCCGACCACCCGGTCGGAGGCCCAATCGGCCATCGCCGTCTGCAGATACGCATTGAAGAGCGTGGCATCGCAGTCGGTGCGGGCGCAGATTGAACCCTTGACGGGGTTGAAGGCTTCCTGTCCGGCCTTGGAGCCGGCGGTCTTCAGCCAGGCCAGCGCGCCTTCTGCATGTGGAGCGCCCTTAGCCAGAGTGAAGCTGTCGCTCAGGAACTGGAACGTGCCGTCGGTGCCGGGCGGAGGCGCCCAGCCGTAGCCCTCGCCCGGGACCAGCCCCAGGTTGCCACCCTCGGCCGTGCCGGAGAAGTAGCCGTCGCACCAGTCACCCATGATGTTGAAGGCGGCATC
Encoded here:
- a CDS encoding carbohydrate ABC transporter permease, which codes for MNPRMTRRLTRPLLYLMLIFMALFFLMPVYLLLITGLKSFAEVDLQRMWALPKGIHFDNFILAFEKLSPHLWNSMRMVIPAAIISSVVGSLNGYVFSKWKFKYSDVIFTFLLFGMFIPYQAILIPLVIFMEKLGLRGSISGLVLVHVIYGIAITTLIFRNYYAGVPTEVLEAGRIDGAGFVGLYRHVVFPLSIPAFVVVLIWQFTQAYNDFLFAVVLTGNRTWPVTVALNNLAGSQIVQWNVQMAGALLTALPTLLIYIFLGRYFLRGLMAGALKG
- a CDS encoding sugar ABC transporter permease, whose amino-acid sequence is MTATPVPARAAAPRPRRYVNRDQVLAILVVMPSIVATAIFVYGFIGWTLRVSLSNWTGLMPDYSFAGLRQYLELARDARFAIDVRNTAVFTTIFLTSCLALGLFLAILLDQKLKGENFFRSVFLFPMAISFIVTGVVWRWLMNPATGTRITGINLLFQQLGLGALISRWHLTDPPWGIAFVAVPAVWQMAGFTMALYLGGLRAISEDLREAARVDGASEFQMYRYVIMPLLNPVTLSAVIILGHISLKIFDLIVAISQNNIALDVPGVYMWRATFDANNYGRGAAIGIIMLLTIAVLIVPYLVYSMRSEEQQ